In a genomic window of Methanosarcina horonobensis HB-1 = JCM 15518:
- a CDS encoding TOBE domain-containing protein — protein MKISARNVLKGKVKSITHGSVNSEIVIELPGGTEITSIITKNSAEDLGLKEGHEVYAVIKATSVMLASD, from the coding sequence ATGAAAATAAGCGCACGCAATGTCCTTAAAGGCAAAGTCAAGAGTATAACACACGGATCAGTTAACTCGGAAATCGTAATTGAACTCCCGGGTGGCACTGAGATTACTTCCATTATTACAAAAAACTCAGCTGAAGATCTGGGTTTGAAAGAAGGGCATGAGGTATATGCAGTAATTAAAGCCACAAGCGTGATGTTGGCTTCTGACTGA